From Deltaproteobacteria bacterium, one genomic window encodes:
- a CDS encoding SDR family NAD(P)-dependent oxidoreductase, with the protein MQIPDHRAPPSAWRRMLGGLRSQERHTPMCPMTPRLDGRTAIVTGATGGIGLEIARGLAQRGAALILPCRNPEKGARVAGELRAAAQGEARVDQVAMDLEDLESVRSGAAAIAALLAGRPVDLLVENAGVWPRELARTRQGHEIAFGVNVLAHFALRRDLERRGLLPAARVVVVTGDIYVLESDCTPDFAYGGAFGGMRAYCRSKLGNLWIASELSLRASALEVRAVHPGVVATGLGGAGSALERAFKRRFFLSAERGAQMPLVCATQPDMESGGYWHNVHGRMRLAPRDAACDVAAAARLWDLCERLSA; encoded by the coding sequence ATGCAGATCCCGGATCACCGCGCGCCCCCGAGCGCCTGGCGTCGCATGCTCGGTGGTCTGCGCAGCCAGGAGCGGCACACGCCGATGTGTCCCATGACGCCGCGCCTCGACGGGCGGACCGCGATCGTCACCGGCGCGACCGGCGGCATCGGGCTCGAGATCGCCCGCGGCCTCGCGCAACGTGGCGCGGCTCTGATCCTTCCCTGCCGGAATCCCGAGAAGGGTGCGCGCGTGGCGGGCGAGCTCCGCGCGGCGGCGCAGGGCGAGGCGCGAGTGGATCAGGTCGCGATGGACCTCGAGGATCTCGAGTCGGTTCGATCCGGCGCCGCGGCGATCGCGGCCTTGCTTGCGGGACGTCCCGTGGACCTGCTGGTCGAGAACGCGGGCGTCTGGCCGCGCGAGCTCGCGCGCACGCGCCAGGGCCACGAGATCGCCTTCGGCGTGAACGTGCTCGCGCACTTCGCGCTGCGCCGCGATCTCGAACGGCGTGGGCTGCTTCCGGCGGCGCGCGTCGTCGTGGTGACCGGGGACATCTACGTGCTCGAGTCGGACTGCACGCCGGATTTCGCGTACGGCGGCGCCTTCGGTGGAATGCGGGCCTACTGCCGCAGCAAGCTCGGCAACCTGTGGATCGCGTCGGAGCTGAGCCTGCGCGCGTCAGCGCTCGAGGTGCGCGCGGTCCACCCCGGCGTGGTCGCGACCGGCCTCGGCGGCGCCGGAAGCGCGCTCGAGCGCGCGTTCAAGCGGCGCTTCTTCCTCTCGGCGGAGCGCGGCGCGCAGATGCCTCTCGTCTGCGCCACTCAGCCCGACATGGAGAGCGGCGGCTACTGGCACAACGTCCACGGCCGCATGCGCCTTGCGCCCCGAGACGCGGCCTGCGACGTCGCCGCCGCGGCGCGGCTCTGGGATCTCTGCGAGCGGCTCTCGGCCTGA